The Papaver somniferum cultivar HN1 chromosome 3, ASM357369v1, whole genome shotgun sequence genome includes a region encoding these proteins:
- the LOC113359030 gene encoding uncharacterized protein LOC113359030: protein MAGKKKSLHPAFVVTNIKTLIPILLDIKHDEFLHEFFCSNSISKLTIWNFFIGGSATPTDLDAATMKQLDALCCQWMFSTMAKDLILTVLKSGKTAKEIWDHLKKLFQDNKGSRATTLESKFVNLKSTECNGVDNYCDKLKSFSDRLSDLDFPMK, encoded by the coding sequence atggcTGGTAAAAAGAAATCATTACATCCAGCCTTTGTTGTcacaaatatcaaaaccctaattcccatTCTCCTGGATATCAAACATGATGAATTTCTTCATGAGTTTTTCTGTTCGAACTCCATCTCCAAGCTCACAATCTGGAATTTTTTTATTGGCGGTTCAGCAACCCCAACGGATCTTGATGCCGCTACCATGAAACAGCTAGACGCTCTCTGTTGCCAGTGGATGTTCTCTACCATGGCCAAAGATTTGATTCTCACCGTTCTCAAATCAGGCAAAACTGCTAAAGAAATCTGGGATCACCTTAAGAAGCTATTTCAAGACAACAAAGGAAGTCGCGCGACAACCCTTGAAAGTAAGTTTGTTAACCTTAAATCCACTGAATGTAATGGTGTTGATAATTACTGTGATAAACTTAAGTCATTCTCCGATCGATTAAGTGATCTCGATTTCCCGATGAAATGA